A single region of the Ptychodera flava strain L36383 chromosome 9, AS_Pfla_20210202, whole genome shotgun sequence genome encodes:
- the LOC139139928 gene encoding uncharacterized protein — protein MACADPDNIDLKIMSADEPGKETYNPAYNVYAQDINLEDEARARTRELEEQMVDHEEFEKSLVAAMHGESSQRSKFPRQISSAFSSSQSDENDTQRIEEDAAKIDSEESGKRKHHTLTEEEKKMLQKLRKVVELCTQEDPMKRPTSSEVLEMLQL, from the exons ATGGCCTGTGCAGATCCTGATAACATTGATTTGAAAATCATGAGTGCCGACGAGCCTGGCAAGGAGACGTACAACCCTGCTTATAACGTTTACGCACAG GACATCAACCTTGAGGACGAAGCGAGAGCGAGGACACGCGAACTCGAAGAACAGATGGTGGACCACGAAGAGTTCGAAAAAAGTTTGGTAGCAGCAATGCATGG GGAGTCAAGCCAACGTAGCAAGTTTCCTCGGCAGATTTCAAGCGCCTTTTCCAGTAgtcaaagtgatgaaaatgacaCCCAACGCATCGAAGAAG ATGCAGCAAAAATTGACAGTGAAGAGTCCGGCAAGCGTAAACATCACACGCTGACTGAggaagaaaagaaaatgttacagAAG TTGCGGAAAGTCGTTGAATTGTGCACCCAGGAGGACCCCATGAAGCGACCGACTTCGAGTGAGGTCCTCGAAATGTTGCAATTATAA